Genomic segment of Cronobacter dublinensis subsp. dublinensis LMG 23823:
TCAATTACTTTTTTGGAGAAATTTAATATTGAAAATATATTATTGGCCGAGTAAGCGCATTATTAATATCATCAAAGCCATAAAGAGAAAATTTCTGTCTGAATAAGCTAATACTGATGATTTAAAACTCTTACTGGTAATGCGGTAAACCGGGCGTCTGACGCGGCGCTGAATAAAACCGCAAACGCCCGGTTGAATGGCCGCCGCGCGTCGGGATTGCGCGGCGGCAGGCATGATTAGAGGAAAGTGCGCAAATATTCCGTCAGGCAGAGAATCGCCATCGCCTGGCCGTAGGGCATCGAGGTTAACGGGATCTGACGATAAAACGCCAGGTCGCTTCCCATGCCGGTGCCGAAGGAGACCTGCAGCAGTTCGCCCTGCGGCGAGACGTTCGCCACCACGCCTTTAATGGCTTTCTCTGCGACCGCGGCATAGTCCTTGCCGATATAACGCTTGCGTACCGCTTTTAGCAGGCCATACGCGAAACCGGCCGTGGCGGAGGCTTCGAGATAGGAGTCCGGGTGGTCCAGCAGCGTATGCCACAAGCCGCTGTCGTCCTGGCATCTGGCGAGCGCCGCCGCCTGGCGCTCCAGCACCTGAATCAGATAACGGCGCACCGCGTGGTTTTCCGGCCAGTCCATTAACTCCAGAAAATCCGGGATAACGATAGTCAGCCAGCTGTTGCCGCGCGCCCAGCGGGCTTTGGCGAAATTATGGTTGCCGTCGTAATTCCAGCCGTGGAACCACAGGCCGGTTTCCCGGTCCATCAGGTTCTGCACATGCAGTAGGAACTGATACACGGCCTCGTCGACGTACGCCGGTTTGTTCAGCAGCTTGCCGATTTTCGCAAGCGGCAGCACGGTCATCATCAGCGTGTCGTCCCACATCTGCTGGTGATTCTCTTCGGCAAGGGTGATGTGCTGCATACCGCCGTCGTCGGTGCGCGGCATGTCATACATCGCCCACTCCGCCCAGCTCTCAAGCCACGGCAGCAGCCGGGTGTCGCCCGTTTCTTCGTAGCGGTAAGCGAGCGTCAGAAACGGCGCCATCGTGTTGACATTTTTGGTGGTCGCGCCTTCGGCAAAGCGCGCGGTAAACCAGTCGTCGATGATGGCGCGCATCCGCGCGTCGCCGGTCTGGCGGTAATAGTGATAGATACCGTAGAGCCCCACGCCGTGCGTCCACTCCCAGCCCGCCCAGCCTTTGGTGTCAATCACGCGTCCGTCATCCAGGCGCAGCAGGAACTGGCCGGTCTCATCCTGAATATTGATAAGGTTGTCGGTAATGTTATGGATAATCGCCTTCAGTTCGTCGCGGGCAATGAAACGTTCGGGCTGACGCAGCAGCGGGCTGTGTTTTACAGGCCAGATAGTCATTAGCTTAACCTCTGTGTGGTATCAAATTCAGGCGTTGTCTCTTTGAGCGCCGGCGCGGCCGGCTTGTTACGATTCAGGAAACCGATGTTGTTGTTACCCCACAGATTTTCATAGGGCATCCCGGCCAGCATCTCGACGGTCGCACGGTTCGCCGGGCTGATGCTCTCCGGCATGACGCGGCCGCTGGCGCGCATTCTGGCGGTCTCTTCGCGCAGGATGCTGTGGGTTTTGAGGTTCAGCTTAAAGCGCAGCGAAACCAGGAAGCCGCAGGCAAGCACAAGAAGGGTGCCCACGCTCAGGATAGTCAGGATGGTATGGCTCACCGCGGGCGCCTGCGTGCTCTGGCCAGAAACAAAGCCGGACATCTGCATCACAATCCCCACCAGCATCACCGCGCCCGCCTGCGAGGCTTTACGGGTCAACGTCATAATGCCGGCGAAAATCCCCTCGCGGCGCTGGCCGGTGACCACTTCATCAACATCCGCGATGTAGGTATAGGTGTTCCACGGCACATAGTTAATGCCGCCGCGACCGAGGCCCGCCAGGGCGGAGACCAGCAGCAGCAGCGCGTAGATATCGCTCATGCCGGTGTAATAGAGCAGCGCGTAAGAGAGTGAGCTCAGGCCAAACAGCATAACCACCATGCGATAGGACGGTGCGGGTCCGAAGCGAATACACAGCGGGATCATCGCAATGACGGCGATAAACTGGAAAATCGCCATGGTGCCGAGCAGGTTCGAGGCGACCGACGCCTCCTGCATCAGCACAAACACCACGTAGTAGGTAAATACGGCGTTGAACACGTCCTGGGCGATATAGCCGCCGAGGTACATGCCAAGATGCTGGCGGAAAATCTTAATGCGCAGCGTGGAGGAGAGTTCGACGAACAGGCGGCGCAGGCTCTGGCCGAGCGTCAGGTGTTTTTTCTCTTCTTCGGCCTGCAGCGCCGCTTGCGACCAGGCCTCACGCGGGCGCTCCCAGGTGAAAATCCACACCAGCGTCAGCATGATGGCGCACAGCACCGAGAACACCAGGCTCGCATAGAAAAACGACACCGCGTTATCTTTGCCAAAGTGCGACAGCAGGACGCCTGGCAGGAACGACGCCAGAATGGCGGACATCTGCGCCATTGAGATACGCGCGCCGGAGAATTTGGTTTTCTCTTTAAAATCGTCGGTCATTTCCGGCACCAGCGTTTCGTAAGGCACAAGGATCATGGTGTAGACCACGTCGAACAGCAGATAGGTGAGCAGGTAATACCAGAACCCCATCTCCCCGACCCACATCAGCGAGTAACTAAAAACGCAGGGGATGC
This window contains:
- a CDS encoding MFS transporter; translated protein: MKTRKPGLANYLAYGSGDFLGAGTTALTAAWLLYFYTTFCGLSPIEATFIFATARVADAVVSPLMGFLTDNFGTTWFGRRFGRRKFFILLGIPCVFSYSLMWVGEMGFWYYLLTYLLFDVVYTMILVPYETLVPEMTDDFKEKTKFSGARISMAQMSAILASFLPGVLLSHFGKDNAVSFFYASLVFSVLCAIMLTLVWIFTWERPREAWSQAALQAEEEKKHLTLGQSLRRLFVELSSTLRIKIFRQHLGMYLGGYIAQDVFNAVFTYYVVFVLMQEASVASNLLGTMAIFQFIAVIAMIPLCIRFGPAPSYRMVVMLFGLSSLSYALLYYTGMSDIYALLLLVSALAGLGRGGINYVPWNTYTYIADVDEVVTGQRREGIFAGIMTLTRKASQAGAVMLVGIVMQMSGFVSGQSTQAPAVSHTILTILSVGTLLVLACGFLVSLRFKLNLKTHSILREETARMRASGRVMPESISPANRATVEMLAGMPYENLWGNNNIGFLNRNKPAAPALKETTPEFDTTQRLS
- the bglB gene encoding beta-galactosidase BglB codes for the protein MTIWPVKHSPLLRQPERFIARDELKAIIHNITDNLINIQDETGQFLLRLDDGRVIDTKGWAGWEWTHGVGLYGIYHYYRQTGDARMRAIIDDWFTARFAEGATTKNVNTMAPFLTLAYRYEETGDTRLLPWLESWAEWAMYDMPRTDDGGMQHITLAEENHQQMWDDTLMMTVLPLAKIGKLLNKPAYVDEAVYQFLLHVQNLMDRETGLWFHGWNYDGNHNFAKARWARGNSWLTIVIPDFLELMDWPENHAVRRYLIQVLERQAAALARCQDDSGLWHTLLDHPDSYLEASATAGFAYGLLKAVRKRYIGKDYAAVAEKAIKGVVANVSPQGELLQVSFGTGMGSDLAFYRQIPLTSMPYGQAMAILCLTEYLRTFL